DNA from Acidobacteriota bacterium:
CGCCGGCGTCGCCTTCAGCCGGAACGAGTTCCGCTGGTCGCCGCGCATCCGCCGCGAGGACGGCCTGCTCCGGCTCGTGCCGGGGCTGGGGACGCGGGCCGTCGACCGCGTCAGCGACGACTATCCCGTCCTCGTCTCGCCCGGCCAGCCGAACCTGCGGGTCAACGTCTCGACCGACGAGGTCGTCCGCTACTCGCCCAAGAGGATCGACGTCATCGACCTCGAGGAGAACGCCTTCGTGACCAGGGATATCCGGGAGGTCCTGCGCGAGGCCGGCCGCGATTTCCCGGCCCTGACCAAGGTCTTCTCCATCTACCGGGACGGCCTGCTCCAGCGGCCCATGGGCCTGGCCACGGACTGGGCCTCGTCCGACGCCGTGGCCACCTTCGACGGCCTGGTCGCCGCGTCGCCCTTCATGGCCCAGCTCGAGGCCATCCTCAAGACCCTGTCGACGGCCATGGGCGTTCCGGTCGACATCGAGTTCGCCTCGACGGGCACTGACTTCTACCTCCTCCAGTGCCGGCCGCAGAGCCAGGCCGCCGAGGACGTGGCCATGGAGATCCCGGCCAACCTGCCGGACGAAGCCGTCCTGTTCACGGCCCGCAAGCACGTCCCCAACGGCCGCGTCGCCGACATCACCCACATCGTCTACGTCGATCCGGACCGCTACGGCGGCCTGGCCGATTTCGCCGATCTGGCGGCCGTCGGGCAGGCCGTGGGCAAGCTCAACAAGCTCCTGCCGCGGCGGCAGTTCATCCTCATGGGGCCCGGGCGCTGGGGCAGCCGTGGCGACATCAAGCTCGGCGTCCGGGTCACCTACTCCGAGATCAACAACTCGGCCATGCTCATCGAGGTGGCGCGCAAGAAGGGCAACTACGTCCCCGACGTCTCGTTCGGGACGCACTTCTTCCAGGACCTCGTCGAGTCGGGCATCCGCTACCTGCCGCTCTATCCCGACGACGAGGGGATCAAGTTCAACGAGAGGTTCCTGCTCACGTCGCCCAACCGGCTGGCCGACCTTTGCCCGGAGTGCGCCGGGCTCGCCGACGCGCTCCGGGTCATCGACGTCCCCCAGGCCGCCGGCGGCAAGGTTCTCCGCGTGGTCATGAACGCCGACGAGGAAGCGGCGGTCGGCTACTTCGCTCCGCCCGAGGCCGCGGTGCGGACGGCCGGCGGCGCCGCCCGGGCCGGGCTGGGCGAGGACGAGGGCCAGTCCCTCTGGCGGATGCGCATAGCCGAACGGATCGCCTGCCGCTGCGGCGGCCCGAAATGGGGCATCCGGGGCGTCTATTACGTGGACCCGGGCGACGGCGGCCAGGCCGATCCAGCCTCGCCCATGAGGCTCGTCATCCACTTCACGGGCGGCGCCCGCCAGCGCAAGGAGCTCGAGACCTGGCTCCAGGGCTGGAGCATGTCGCTGGCCGAGGTGAACTACTTCCGGACCGGGTTCCATTCCGACGGCCTGCTGGACGTCCTCTTCCTGACGGACGAGAAGATCCAGGGAGAGAAGGACGTCGCGGCCCGCCTCAAGGTCGCTTCGAACGCCGTTCGCGGGCTCCCGCTCGGGCCCAAGGCCGTTTAATCCGGGGACACCGCTCCCGGCCGGCCCTTTTCCGTTTGATTTGGGCCGGAGAATCGGGGATACTCGACATATGCCGCCGAGCCGCGATCCGGCCGTTCATCGCTTCGCCCACGAGGCCATGTCGACGACGTTCGAGGTGTTCATCGCGGGCAAGGGCCGGACCTATGCCGGGCAGGCGGCCCGGGCGGCCTTCGACGAGATCGACCGGATCGAGTTGCTTTTCAGCCGCTTCGACCCCTCGAGCGAGATCAGCCGGATCGGCCGGCTCGGGCCCGGCCGGTCCCTTCGCATCGGCCTCGAGACGGCCGAGGTCCTCGGGCTCGCTGCCTTCGTCCAGAGGGAAACGGGCGGCGCCTTCGACATCGATCACCTCGGCGCGGCCCGCCGGGCCGGGGGCCGGGCCAGGCGAGGGCCGCTGCCGCTCGCGGCGCTCCTCCGGATCGATACGGACGGCCGCGGGTTCGAGGTGACGCGGCTTCGGCCGAAGGGACGGGCGTCCGCCCCGGCCCTCGACCTCGACCTGGGGGCGGTGGGCAAGGGCTACGCCCTGGACGCGGCCCTGGCCGTTCTCCGGACCTGGGACGTGGGCAACGTCCTCCTCCATGCCGGGACGAGCACGGCCCTGGCCGACGGCCCCGGCCCGGCCTCGGCCGGGCGCGGCGGGGGCTGGCCCGTCGGCGCCGGCGGGGCGGCGGGGAGCGCCTCCGGACCCGGCCGCGTCCTCCTGCGCCGGCGCTCGCTCAGCGGGTCGGGCACCGAGGTCAAGGGCGCTCATATCGTCGATCCGCGCAGCGGCCGCCCGGCCGGGGGGGCCGTCGCAGCCTGGGCCTCACACCCCTCGGCCGCCGTCTCCGACGCCCTGTCGACGGCCTTCATGGTCATGTCGCCGGCCGAGGTGGCCGCCTTCTGCCGCCGGCACCGGGCCGTCTGGGCCCTCGTGAAAACCGGCCCCGAAACGTGTAGAATATTCAATGCGGGCACGATGTCCGAAGCGCGGCCCGCGCGAAATTCAAGGAGACGTTCAAGATGAAGAAGCTCATGTGTGGAATAGCGATCCTCGGCCTCGGCCTGGCCGTGCTGGCGCCCGCCGCCGCGGCCCAGGAGCCGGGCAAGGAGGTCCTGAAGATCCAGCTGCCAAAGCCGATGTTCATCGGCACGCCCAAGAACATCCGCACTCCCAACCTCGAGGCCGTCACCGGCCGGCCCCGCGGGCCGTTCATGGTCCCGGTCGGCACGGTCCTCCTCTCGGCCGGCAAGCCGGTCACGGCCAGCGACAAGGAGCCGGTCATCGGCGAAATATCCTACGTCACCGACGGCAAGAAGTCCGGCGAGGACGGCTATTACGTCGAGCTCGGCCCGATGACCCAGTGGGTCCAGGTCGATCTCGGCAAGCCGCAGGAGCTCGCCGCCATCGTCTGCTGGCACTACCACAGCCAGGCCCGCGTCTACCGGGACGTCATCGTCCAGGTCTCGAATGACAAGGACTTCATCAGCGGCGTGACCACGGTCTTCAACAACGACCATGACAACAGCTCCGGCCTCGGCGCTGGCAAGGACAAGGAGTATATCGAGACCTTCGACGGCAAGCTCTTCGATCCCAAGGGCGTCAAGGCCCGCTACGTCCGTCTCTACAGCGCCGGCAACACGTCCAACGACATGAACCACTACGTGGAGGTCGAGGTCTACGGTCTGCCGGCCAAATGACCAAGAGGGCCTTTCGCGGGCTGTTCCTCTGCGCCGTCCTCGGCGCCCTGGCCTTCCGTCTGGTCCGCCTCGACGTCCGGCCGATGCACCCCGACGAGGCCAACCAGGCGGTCAAGTTCGGCCGGCTCCTCGAGCGCGGCGAATACCGCTTCGACCCCGGCGACCATCACGGCCCGACGCTCTATTACCTGACCCTGCCCTCGGCCTGGGCGGCCGGAGACAGGACCCTGGCCGCCCTGGACGAGCGGGTCCTGCGGCTCGTCCCGGCCCTGGCCGGGGCGGCGCTCCTCCTCGTCATCCTCCTCTTCGCCGGCGGGCTCGGCCGCGGCGCGATCCTGGCCGCGGCGGCGCTGGCCGCGGTCTCTCCCGCCTTGACCTATTACAGCCGCTTCTACATCCAGGAGACGCTGCTCGTCCTCTTCCTCGCGGCGCTCGTCGGCTGCGGCTGGCGGTACGCCCGCAAGCGCTCCCCCGCCTGGGCGTTCCTGGCCGGCGTTTCGGCCGGGATGATGGCGGCGACAAAGGAAACGAGCCTCATTCTCTTCGGCGGCCTGGCTGCGGCCTTCCTCCTGCTGTCGATCTTCGAGAGCGTCCGGACGCGCCGCCGCCCGGTCCTGACGGCCGGCGACGCTTGGGTCTGGCGCGACACCAGGACCAAGCTCCCGAGCGCCGGGCATGCCCTGCTGTTCCTGGCGGCCGGCGCGGCCGTCGCCGTGCTTTTCTATTCCTCGTTCTTCAGCAACATCCCCGGATTGGCCGACGCCGTCCGGGCCGTCGGCATGTCGTTCGCCCGGGCCGGCCGGCCCGGCGTCCACGCCCATCCCTGGCCTTACTATTTCCAGACGCTGGCTTACTCGAAGGCGGCCGGCGGCCCGCTCTGGAGCGAGGCCTTCCTTCTCGCCCTCGCCCTGGCCGGCGGGATCGCGGCCCTGCGCCGTGACGCCGGCCGGAACGGCAGCGGGCGTTTCCTCCGCTTCATCCTCTTCTTCACGGCCGTCACGGCCGCCGCGTACAGTCTCATCCCCTACAAGACCCCCTGGAACATGCTCCCCTTCTATCTTGGCCTGGTCATCCTGGCCGGCGACGGCGCGGCCGCGCTCGTCCGGATCGGCCGCTCCAGATTCGTCCGGATCCTCGTCCCGGCGATCCTGGTCCTCGGTTTCGCCGGCCTGGCGGCCCAGGGCTACCGGGCGAATTTCGTCTCCCCCGCCGACCCGGCCAATCCCTACGCTTACGCCCAGACGAGCCCCGACTTCCTGAAGCTGGTCGCGGCGGTCGAGCGGGCCGCCGCCGCGGCGCCGGAGAAGAGAGAGATCCTGGTCGAGGTCGTCGCCCCTCCCGAAGAGACCTGGCCGCTGCCCTGGTACCTGCGGCGATTCGGGAAGGTCGGCTACTGGACGAGCCCCGAAGCGGCCGCGAAGGACGTGCCGGCCGGCCGGGCTCCCGTCGTCATCTCGTCCGCCGCGTTCGCCGGCGACATGGCCGCCGCTCTCGGCGACGGCTACGCGCAATCATTCTACGGCCTCCGGCCGGAGGTCGTCCTGTCCCTCTTCGTCCGCCGCGGCCCCTGAGCCGCCGCGCCGGTCATTTCTTCTTGAGGAGCGGGGCGTAGATGTTCATCCCGGCCGGGTCCTCGCCCATGGCCCGGGCGGCCCAGAGGAAGCCGCGCTGGACGATCGTCCGGGCCTCGGGCACGTCGAAGTCGGCCGCGACATGGCCGAGGGACGTGTAGAAGACGCGGCCCTTGCCGTAGAGCTTCTTCCACACGACCGGCATGACCTCGCCGGCGGTCCAAGGCGCGTACTGGCCCGAGAAGGTCGTCGTGGCCAGGACCTCGTTCGCCGGATCGACGTGCATGAAGTACTGCTCGGACTTCATGTGGAAGCGGGCCTTCAGCCCCCTGGTGATGGGGTCCGTCGTGTTGGTGATGTCGACGTCGTAGTCGATGACCCCGCCGGGATGGGCGACCCACTGGCCGCCGACCATGAACTGGTACTCCACGGCCGACCGGTGGGCGTCGCCCAGGCCGCCGTGCCAGCCGGCCAGCCCGACGCCGCTCTTGACCGCCTCCTCCAGGTTCCGCTCCTGCTCGGCCGTGATGTCCGACATGGTGAAGATGTGGACGATGAGGTCGAGCTTTTTCAGTTTCTCGAGGTCCAGGTAGGCATCGAGGGTGTGAGAGATCTCGACCTTGAAGCCCTGGCTCTCGAGCCAGGGGGCGAAGATGTCGACGCACTGTTTGGGCTCATGGCCTTCCCAGCCGCCCCAGACGACGAGGGCCGTCTTTTGCGCTGGCGGGGCCTGGCCGGCGCCGGACGAGATCAGGAGGCCGGCCGTCCCCAGCATGACCGCGGCGAGAACGATGACTTTCTTCATGGCCTGTCCTTTCACTCGAGCTCGCGGAGCCAGATATTCCGGTAGCGGACCGGATGATCGTGGTCCTGGAGCGAGATGGGCAGCCGGTCGGCGTGCGCCTTGTATGGCGGCCGGGCCTTGTGGGCCGTCGGGCCCGTCAGGACGTCGTTGTCGTGGACGAGGATGCCGTTGTGGAAGACCGTCATCCGGGCCGGGGCGAGGACCCGGCCGTCCGTGCCGAAGCGGGGCCGGTGGAAGACGATATCGTAGGCCTGCCACTCGCCCGGAGGCCGGCAGGCGTTGACGAGCGGCGGGTGCTGGCCATAGATGGCCGCCGTCATGCCGTCGGCGTAGGTCGTGTTGGCGTAGCAGTCCAGGACCTGGACCTCATAGAGGTCCATGAGGAAGACCCCGCTGTTGCCGCGGTCCTGGCCCGAGCCGCGGGCCGGGGACGGGGCCATCCACTCGACGTGGAGCTGGCAGTCGCCGAAGCCCCTGGCCGTGCGGATGCCGCCGGACTTGGGGACGACCTCCATGAAGCCGTCCTCGACCTTCCACTTCGCCGGCTGGCCCTTGGCGTCCGTCCATCCGGCCAGGCCCCGGCCGTCGAAGAGGACGACCGCGCCGGAGGGCGGCGGGACCGGCGGGCCGGCCGGGCCGGGCGTCACGACCGGCGGCTGCGGCCGGGTCATATCATGGACGGGCCACTGGATCTGAGCGGCGGCCGCGGTCGCAAGAAGAAGGACCGCGGACACGGCCGCCCGGAGAAGGGGCCGGCCCTTCGGATCGTCTCGCGTCGTCAGCCTCATCTCGGCCTCCTTGGATAAAAAGAGGGACCGCCCCTTCGGGGACGATCCCTCCCAACACGGCAACTCGATCTACAGGCTCCAGCCGGGCCGGTAGGGGAAGTGCAGAAGCTCGTTGGCCTCGGGCATGTTGCTGAACTCCATCTTGTCGCCGTCCCAGAGGAGCTTGGTGTTCTTGTCCTTGAGGCGGACGGCGACGTTGGCCAGGAGCATGGTCTCGGTCAGCGGGCCGGCGTAGGAGAAGTCGGTCGTCGACTTGGTCCCCTTCTTGATGGCCTCGATCCACTCCTCGCGGATGCCGAGCGAGCGGGGGATGGTCTTGGCCGGGCGCACGAACTCCTGCATCCGGCTCTCGGGAACGAGCCTGGGGTTCTCGCCGTAGGTGCCGCACATCAGCAGGCCCTTGGTGCCGCGGAAGAGGCAGCCGCCGCCGTCGTCGCCCATCATCCGGCCGGGTTCGAGCTCGGCCGGGCGCGGCGGCATCAGGCCGCCGTCCCACCAGGTCAGGGTCAGCGGAGGCATGCCCTCGCGGGCGGCGAACTCGTAGGTCACGACCTCGGCTCGCGGCGCGTAGTCCTTGGTGAAGACCGTGGACGAGGCCTGGACGCTGATCGGCGACTTGAGCTTGAGGGCCCAGAAGGGCTGGTCCATGATGTGGGCGCCCATGTCGCCGAGCGCCCCGGTGCCGAAGTCCCACAGGCCGCGCCAGCTGAAGGGATGGTAGGCGGGGTGGTAAGGCCGGAAGGGAGCCGGGCCGAGCCAGACGTCCCAGTCGAGAGTCGACGGCACGGACGGGATCTCGGCCGGCGCGTCGATGCCCTGGGCCCAGATCGGCCGGTTCGTCCAGCAGTGGACCTCGGTGACGTCGCCGAGGGCGCCGGCCCAGATCCACTCGCAGACGAGCCGGGCGCCTTCCTTGGAATGGCCCTGGTTGCCCATCTGGCTGACGATGTTGGCTTCCTTGGCCGCCTTGGCCAGGAGCCGGGCTTCCTTGATCGTGTGCGTCAGCGGCTTCTGGACATAGACATGCTTGCCCAGCTTGATGGCGGTCATGGCGATCACGGCGTGGCTGTGGTCCGGGACCGTCACCGTGACGGCGTCGATGCCCTTTTCCCTCTCGAACATGCGCCGGAAGTCGCGGTACTTGGCCGCCTTCTCATACATGGCCCGCTCGGCCGGCTCGAGATCCTCGCTGCGCAGGAGCTTGGCGATCATCTCGTCGTCGACGTCGCACAGGGCGACGATGTTCTCCGACCGGACGCCGCGCGTGTCCGAAAAGCCCATGCCGCCGACGCCGATGCAGGCGATGTCGAGGGTGTCGCTCGGCGCCTTGCGCTTCTGGGTAGCGCCGACGACGTGCCGGGGCACGACCATGAACCCGGCCGCGGCGGCCGATGCCGCGCTGAGGAACTTCCGCCGGCTCCAGGCCGGCTGGGCGGGAGCGGCGGTCTTGTTCGACTCGTCCATGTTCACACCTTCCTTATCGTGCGGGATTATTGACGGACGAAGCCCGGGCCGGGGCGGCGGCGGGACCGAGGGGAAAAAGGGCCGGCGGGAACAAGGGGGGAGTGGCGGGAGCCGTCGATGACCTCATGGAACCGGGCGTCGAATGCCAAAGGGGCTTATATCACAAAGCCTCGGACAGGGTCAATCCGAAGAGGCCCGGAAGAGGCGAAAGAACGCCCGGGCCCCTTCGGGCGAGAAGGGGCCCGGGCGGAAGGACCGAACGCTTAGAACTTGTAGGCGAAGCTGAGGCTCGGCACCCACATCTTCATGCCGTGGACGCCGGGCATGGTGCCCTCGCCGTACGGCACGGTGACGTCCTTGCCGATGCCGTACTGGAGCGCCGCGTCGACGACGAAATGCGCCGACTCGTAGCCGAATCCCGCGGAGAACCAGTTGTACTTGAATTCGGGCAGGAGGACGTTCTGCGTCGAGACGGGACCAGGATTCTGGTCGAGGTAGTAGCCGGCCCTCAGGGCGAGGCTCGTCGAAACCTGGTATTCCGCGCCGAACCTGTACTGGAGCGAGTCCTTCCAGAGGAAGGGGATCAACCGATCATAGGTCCCGCCGGGGCCGAACACGGCGTTCCAGGTGGGGTCCTCGAACGTGATCGGAGCCGTCTGCAGCTTCTTCCAGTTGGTCCACTGGACGTCCGCCGTGATGGTCAGCTTGTCGACCGGCTTGACGGCCACGCCGCCGCCGAGCCACATCGGCCAGGTCGCTTCGCGCGTCCCGGGCTCGGTCGTCGAGGTGACGCCCGGGATCAGGGTCGCGTAGGGGATAGTGACGTCGCCCTTGAGCTTGGCCTTGAAGGGGAACTTGTAGCTCACGCCGAAGCTGAACTGTTCGACGGGCTTGACGAGCAGGCCGATCGTGCCGCCCACGGACCAGCCCTTGAGGTCTTCCCGGTACTGGCCGAGCGCGAACGGCTGGTCCATCTTGAGCGTCCCGTAATCGATGTCCAGCGTGGC
Protein-coding regions in this window:
- a CDS encoding Gfo/Idh/MocA family oxidoreductase; the protein is MDESNKTAAPAQPAWSRRKFLSAASAAAAGFMVVPRHVVGATQKRKAPSDTLDIACIGVGGMGFSDTRGVRSENIVALCDVDDEMIAKLLRSEDLEPAERAMYEKAAKYRDFRRMFEREKGIDAVTVTVPDHSHAVIAMTAIKLGKHVYVQKPLTHTIKEARLLAKAAKEANIVSQMGNQGHSKEGARLVCEWIWAGALGDVTEVHCWTNRPIWAQGIDAPAEIPSVPSTLDWDVWLGPAPFRPYHPAYHPFSWRGLWDFGTGALGDMGAHIMDQPFWALKLKSPISVQASSTVFTKDYAPRAEVVTYEFAAREGMPPLTLTWWDGGLMPPRPAELEPGRMMGDDGGGCLFRGTKGLLMCGTYGENPRLVPESRMQEFVRPAKTIPRSLGIREEWIEAIKKGTKSTTDFSYAGPLTETMLLANVAVRLKDKNTKLLWDGDKMEFSNMPEANELLHFPYRPGWSL
- a CDS encoding discoidin domain-containing protein, whose product is MKKLMCGIAILGLGLAVLAPAAAAQEPGKEVLKIQLPKPMFIGTPKNIRTPNLEAVTGRPRGPFMVPVGTVLLSAGKPVTASDKEPVIGEISYVTDGKKSGEDGYYVELGPMTQWVQVDLGKPQELAAIVCWHYHSQARVYRDVIVQVSNDKDFISGVTTVFNNDHDNSSGLGAGKDKEYIETFDGKLFDPKGVKARYVRLYSAGNTSNDMNHYVEVEVYGLPAK
- a CDS encoding FAD:protein FMN transferase; this encodes MPPSRDPAVHRFAHEAMSTTFEVFIAGKGRTYAGQAARAAFDEIDRIELLFSRFDPSSEISRIGRLGPGRSLRIGLETAEVLGLAAFVQRETGGAFDIDHLGAARRAGGRARRGPLPLAALLRIDTDGRGFEVTRLRPKGRASAPALDLDLGAVGKGYALDAALAVLRTWDVGNVLLHAGTSTALADGPGPASAGRGGGWPVGAGGAAGSASGPGRVLLRRRSLSGSGTEVKGAHIVDPRSGRPAGGAVAAWASHPSAAVSDALSTAFMVMSPAEVAAFCRRHRAVWALVKTGPETCRIFNAGTMSEARPARNSRRRSR
- a CDS encoding outer membrane protein transport protein, encoding MKRLSRVLLPVLLAVGLAAGLFANGLNLNGTGAKSDAMGGAFIGLANDFTAAYWNPAGLAQIAKATFGLYGSDIIPTGTYAFSAAGIDAKSKAAHYLIPGVGYFRPIGKKLVVGAYLYAPSGVGAEYNGQDLAALTGGTPMLWYSKLAIMTISPSVAYKITDKILVGATLDIDYGTLKMDQPFALGQYREDLKGWSVGGTIGLLVKPVEQFSFGVSYKFPFKAKLKGDVTIPYATLIPGVTSTTEPGTREATWPMWLGGGVAVKPVDKLTITADVQWTNWKKLQTAPITFEDPTWNAVFGPGGTYDRLIPFLWKDSLQYRFGAEYQVSTSLALRAGYYLDQNPGPVSTQNVLLPEFKYNWFSAGFGYESAHFVVDAALQYGIGKDVTVPYGEGTMPGVHGMKMWVPSLSFAYKF
- a CDS encoding ThuA domain-containing protein; this translates as MLGTAGLLISSGAGQAPPAQKTALVVWGGWEGHEPKQCVDIFAPWLESQGFKVEISHTLDAYLDLEKLKKLDLIVHIFTMSDITAEQERNLEEAVKSGVGLAGWHGGLGDAHRSAVEYQFMVGGQWVAHPGGVIDYDVDITNTTDPITRGLKARFHMKSEQYFMHVDPANEVLATTTFSGQYAPWTAGEVMPVVWKKLYGKGRVFYTSLGHVAADFDVPEARTIVQRGFLWAARAMGEDPAGMNIYAPLLKKK
- a CDS encoding flippase activity-associated protein Agl23; translated protein: MTKRAFRGLFLCAVLGALAFRLVRLDVRPMHPDEANQAVKFGRLLERGEYRFDPGDHHGPTLYYLTLPSAWAAGDRTLAALDERVLRLVPALAGAALLLVILLFAGGLGRGAILAAAALAAVSPALTYYSRFYIQETLLVLFLAALVGCGWRYARKRSPAWAFLAGVSAGMMAATKETSLILFGGLAAAFLLLSIFESVRTRRRPVLTAGDAWVWRDTRTKLPSAGHALLFLAAGAAVAVLFYSSFFSNIPGLADAVRAVGMSFARAGRPGVHAHPWPYYFQTLAYSKAAGGPLWSEAFLLALALAGGIAALRRDAGRNGSGRFLRFILFFTAVTAAAYSLIPYKTPWNMLPFYLGLVILAGDGAAALVRIGRSRFVRILVPAILVLGFAGLAAQGYRANFVSPADPANPYAYAQTSPDFLKLVAAVERAAAAAPEKREILVEVVAPPEETWPLPWYLRRFGKVGYWTSPEAAAKDVPAGRAPVVISSAAFAGDMAAALGDGYAQSFYGLRPEVVLSLFVRRGP
- a CDS encoding DUF1080 domain-containing protein, translated to MRLTTRDDPKGRPLLRAAVSAVLLLATAAAAQIQWPVHDMTRPQPPVVTPGPAGPPVPPPSGAVVLFDGRGLAGWTDAKGQPAKWKVEDGFMEVVPKSGGIRTARGFGDCQLHVEWMAPSPARGSGQDRGNSGVFLMDLYEVQVLDCYANTTYADGMTAAIYGQHPPLVNACRPPGEWQAYDIVFHRPRFGTDGRVLAPARMTVFHNGILVHDNDVLTGPTAHKARPPYKAHADRLPISLQDHDHPVRYRNIWLRELE